A single window of Fibrobacter sp. UWR2 DNA harbors:
- a CDS encoding squalene/phytoene synthase family protein: MSRNILDTLGMGEEVLEGKKAWLYAEEILLLVSRTFALNINVLKGKLHKSILLAYLYLRIADTVEDDPDMKASEKETLLGLFADIFRTPDLKEEAVSAFEGALPESWRKSDHPYMNLCLHTHVVLPLLKELPEVYAAPVRDVTIEMCGGMAKFAQRQEAALSSGWFTLESVADLDEYCYYVAGIVGKLLTNLFAADTCLISDARKAEMQKLDVSFGLALQVANIVKDCVEDSTRRVCFVPEEICRRHGFAHSYEMFDVPAAGSDGASVEFRADFNARRAAVMGELVAKAWKHLDDAIAYTKLVPNVKMRTRLFCLWPLFMAAENMKLIGDGSSLFASDRKVKISRDTVKKIVKSTTAHFYSDKWIEKTYTNLKKEAGI, from the coding sequence ATGTCTAGGAATATCTTGGATACGCTCGGTATGGGTGAGGAAGTTCTCGAAGGGAAGAAGGCGTGGCTGTACGCCGAAGAGATTCTTCTCCTGGTTTCGAGGACGTTTGCGCTTAACATCAATGTGCTCAAGGGCAAGTTGCACAAGAGCATTTTGCTTGCCTACCTTTACCTGCGTATCGCCGATACGGTGGAAGACGATCCCGACATGAAAGCCTCCGAAAAGGAAACCTTGCTCGGGCTCTTTGCCGACATATTCCGCACGCCCGACCTGAAGGAAGAGGCCGTGTCTGCGTTCGAGGGCGCCCTGCCCGAAAGCTGGCGCAAGTCTGACCACCCGTACATGAACCTCTGCCTGCATACGCACGTGGTGCTGCCGCTCCTGAAGGAACTGCCCGAGGTCTATGCTGCTCCGGTGCGCGACGTGACCATCGAGATGTGCGGTGGTATGGCGAAGTTTGCGCAAAGGCAAGAAGCGGCGCTGAGTTCGGGATGGTTTACGCTCGAAAGCGTCGCCGACCTGGATGAATACTGCTATTATGTGGCGGGCATTGTCGGGAAGTTGCTCACAAACCTGTTTGCTGCGGATACATGCCTCATCAGCGATGCACGCAAGGCCGAGATGCAGAAACTCGACGTGAGCTTTGGGCTTGCGCTCCAGGTGGCGAACATCGTGAAGGACTGCGTAGAAGATTCTACCCGCAGGGTGTGCTTTGTTCCCGAAGAGATTTGCCGTCGACACGGCTTCGCGCATTCGTACGAGATGTTCGACGTGCCGGCTGCGGGTTCGGATGGAGCTTCGGTAGAATTCCGTGCCGACTTCAATGCCCGCCGTGCTGCGGTGATGGGGGAACTTGTGGCGAAGGCGTGGAAACACCTGGACGATGCCATCGCCTATACGAAACTCGTGCCGAACGTGAAGATGCGCACCCGCCTGTTTTGCCTGTGGCCGCTCTTTATGGCGGCAGAGAACATGAAACTCATTGGCGACGGTTCGAGCCTCTTTGCCAGCGACAGGAAGGTGAAGATTTCACGCGATACCGTGAAGAAAATCGTGAAGTCAACGACTGCACATTTCTATTCGGACAAGTGGATTGAGAAAACCTATACGAATTTGAAGAAGGAGGCGGGCATCTAG